The DNA region GTTAAATAGTATTTTTcttattagtaatttaatttttgtatattaaattgaagagtaaattggtcacttctatttcaaatttcatctatttttactgttaaaaattggtgtgGCTGATGAAATAACCCATACAGCTATGCATGGCGTGCCACATATACTTCATGCTGACATACAAtgactaatttttaatagtaaaaatggatagaaattttaacagaatgactaatttgctttttgatctaatgtataaggactaatttatcaaaatttttgatAAAGGGGCCAAAAGCAATCCAACTCATAGTATAATAGCCTTGATGGTAATTTTACCTCAAATTGTTCACAAGTTCTTTTATCTTAACCCCGTGTCTCTCAATGTTGACCCGCATGTCTTTCTCGTTTTTTGTCGAGACCTATGCTGTTTGGATTTTTCTTCTGATTAGGACACCTACTTGTGTCCGATATCCACATTAAAACCCCAGTAACATAAGTCAAAACCAGAGTTTAAAGTGCTCCACCAGtgttttttaacttaatttggtTTTATGGTAAAGGCATCAATTTCTATTTACTAGCAAGATATTGAAATAAATTACCGCAGGCAAGAGAAGTTGCATGAATTAGCACATCTTTGGAATTCTGTAGGTGGATTCCATCTGTGTTAGGACTGTCCCCTGGAGATGAGACGGACATGTCGTGTACCACAACTCCTATGCAATTATCAAACTTAAGATGGCATTGTGGACTGTTTTGAATTGTTATGCCCGTGACTGTCACATTAAAGCTCCCATAAAACCTTAGTGCCTGAACAACAGAATGTAAGGAAAAAAACCTTCATAAGACTGCATAATCATggaataaagattttttttttcctcATAGTTTCAAGTGGTCCTTACAGTTGGTTTGATGCTAGGCATTTTTCCACTGAGTTCATTTCTGGCCTACCATCCAATTTATAAGAGAAACATGATTAGTTTTATCGATAAATCAAAGGTTAATGCACCTGAGAAGTCCCTGTATTATAGAGATTAGATCAAACTAGCCACTCTACTATTAAATgaatcaaattagtccttatactaattaaaagaaaaaaataagttcAGTTTGTAACAAAGTAAACATTTACCGTATAAAAatatcttgaaaattattttattcaattgcAATTCAATTCCAAACTGAAGATTTTATTTATAGAACtgtaaaaacttttaaaatattaactttcTTGAACAGTAAATGTTAATTATATTCTAatttgactttatttaattttttttaatagtataaggactaaattgatccgTTTAATAGTAGAGGGTCCCTGTAGTAGAGGGATCTCACCATAAATTAACACTAGAGTTTCAGGGGAAAGTGGAAATTGAAGTAGGTACTTACCGGCATTGGTGGCCGTTCTTGAACTGTATTGTTTAATGGGATTATTAATTTTCTTTCATCATCATATGGATCTTCATATGGTGCATCTAGCCACCACCCTGATCCTCTTCCATCAATGATACCTTTTCCCTGAACTGTTATACCTTTCAGCTTTGTGAATTCTAGCCACTGTAAAATACCTTTGCCCCAGGGTTTAGAATCAGTGGGAGCAATAATTGTACCATCCAGctgagaaaacaaaaaaaaattcagttaCATCAGCCATGATCATGTGACAATTCTTCACTAGTATGCGATTGCTGTGATACATATCCAAATATGAGTGGAGAGATATAACCTTTTAAGAGTCGCCAAAATGCATATAACTACAATGTGGTAAAGAGCAATTAATTATCTCACATGTTACCTGAAACACAATGTTTGCTTGACAGTATGGACCAGAGAATGAAATGGGTCCTACAAGGAAGATGAATTTAGCAGGAACGACAACAGTTGATGCCTGCACCTTACATGCAGCTGCCCATGCGGCTTGGAATGCCTGCTTTGCACCATTAACAGATCAGCTATGTGGCTGCTATTGTCTGATCAGCGTGCCACAATAAAACTAAAAGGTATAGAATTACAGTTGAATGTTGGTTATATGTATTATGTtatggaaattaaatatttatattgctCTAATCGTTACTAAACTACCTTTAAAAcaggattttttttctttacttttaagtGGACCCCACCTGCATCGGGTAGTTCTttctgtaataccccaaaaagTTCTTTCTTTCCCTATGCatgtaaaagaaagaaaatatgggaaaaatatcatagagtaacttatattatattaagacttaaattatatttttatcttttttatttaaaaaattgataaattaattcttatacattaaattaaataataaattagttaTTTCAGTTAAAAATTTCACTCATTGGTGCTGATATTAAcagtaaaattaaaagaattttttctacaaaatgatcaatttatagtgactaatttatctatttttagtaGAATGGGGTAAAATACCATCTAACTCTTAGTATAGAAAactttatgttacttttactaagataatgtattttttgtttttggcATACTAAGCATTCATGTCCTAATGCATATTCGAACATGATAGCAATTTATAAACTTCAAAGCTATAAATGGGAATTCGACGTCACCTTGGTATCATCAGTTTTCCCATCACCCTTGGCACCAAAATGCAGTACGTCAAAGACTTTAGACTGCTGTCCATTGCCGTAGCCTTTCTGGGGCGGCGGAACTGAAGGGACTTTGACTTTAGGCTTAGGAGATGGAGGAGCTTTTACCTTTGGTGACGGAGGAGTTGTTTTGTACGGCGGTGGTTTTGTCTTTGTTCCTCCATTATGGTAATTGTGATGACCGTGACTATgatcttttgttttcttcttatACAGTGAAACTGAAGCAGCATGCCTCCTTTGCCTCCAATGCTTGCTTTTTCTAGCAATGCAGGTTTCAATACTTGAAGACCACACTAGAAATGCTACTAAAAACATAAATGTGAGTCTTCTTAACCCAACACCCttcattttttttcccttttccttttattttggtATCTCTCAAGGTGGAAACAAGAGAAGAAAAAGGGGAGAGagcgagagagagagaggagtTTTGCTTGAGTGCCAAAATAATAAGCGATTGCTGGTATTTAAACATGGGGAGGAGCAATTAGGACTATTCACACATggggaaacaaaaaaaaaaaagaaccgtAAGGGTATATAAACTTGGGATAATTATATGGTATGGCGtagttcttttaattttataaaagagtTAAAAAATCACCCTgcattttttaattcatatttgaaaatataaaataaataagttttgagtttttaaTTTCAATTGTAAAGTTAAACAATTTCATGGTTAATATAccaaataaagttaaaatatggtctaaatttatgTACCTttgatacttttattttttaggaatttaatctaTCTgtcttttagattttaaaatttaaatctaattgttaatatcattaattttaaaaaaaaaattactggtgtaacattttaaaaataaagctgGGTGAGTTTACCATTGAAGTTCGAAAGCAGTTTTCAATccaaatcataattttaaatcaaaaaaattatttcaaaccaAGCATTGATTTTGAATTAAGATTTTAAGTTcgaccaaaaaattaaaatttttaattttttactttttggaaaagtgtttttcaataaaatcatatttttaacttttcattaaatattttactttacaacattatgtctaaaatagacatttatttttctaaaagcaCTTATAAACAACAATGGTAAATACTAccgaaattttaaaaagtatttttttcacTAACACTTTTCAAAAAGCAATTTTCAacctaaacaaagaaaatagtgTTGTAACCAATggcaaagttaaaaaaaaaaatttagagtggtcaaaattaaattgtataattttgagtgcaaatgtaattttatcattttaataatttataaattatatcttcataaatttttaaaaaataaaatcaaaattttaacattataaggttgaaatacaattttatcatgTACTAACTTaaaactttataaattttaaaagattaaaacataaatttattattttaaagggtTCGAGCCCCTACCTATCCCTACCGTCTCCtttagttataaaaaaattaaatttaagataaGAATTTTAACAATCTTAATAATTAggcttatatttttaaatctaaaagtaaaaaaaaatcataaaataaaaataaagagattaattttataaaaacttaaaatacatttttaactACTAAATAATAATCCCTAGACTTAATATATCTTtagtgaaaataaatataattattttttggaaaaaaaaaactgcTTTGGTAGTGCTGGGTGTTTATGCATCATAATTTCAATCTCTCTCCCCCTCCTTTTCTCTGTATTATTACTATATCAAAACTTGTCTTATTACCCTAATCCCCTTCTTGTGAATTTTGGTCGGGAAttctttatttattgaaaaaGAGTTCTTTCAGGGGTCCATTTTGGTCGGGATTTCTTTATTTTACTGAAAAAGGGTTATTGCAGGGGTCCATTTACATGCCACATGTAAAAATGCTGTTCCAtctaacttatttattttttaaaatagtcgCATTCGTTATTTGTATTCAGTgtgtatttttataataaaaaatcattttcgaACATAACAACATAATATCGTCCAATTTCCGGCCTCAACCAAAATACAAATATCAattgaattttttcaattttgaaagtatgtaactaaaaataattaattataatatttacttCTTTTATTAATATATCCTATTTTTTATTAGTATGATAATTTTCAATGTTTATATATTCTactaattttgtcttaattttaaaaatattaataaatttagttcTTAATATTTTGTCTTAATTTTAAATCTGTCAATATCGaatgagagctaaatttattaatttttattaaactatgactaaaatgacaaaatttgtaaacattgaatgttaaatttattttttattaataaaaaatatgataaatttgacagaaaaaataaacaatgtgATTAATTGGTTTTGCTTacacatttttttaaattgtgaggaattaaattatttttttaaaggatcaatttattcaataataaaaatgaaatgaggttttttatttaattattatataatccttttctttttaaaatcagAATGTCAATGTATTAGAGGGATAAAAAGTTTAACAGTGTGATATATctctaaattttacaaaattaaaatataaaaaaatttaatatccttttattttttaaacactgTCCAAACCAAAGCTTAGATTGAAAATTAAAGTTCATTTTTGTAAAATACAAACAAATGATGTGACTATTAACAGAAATATACCTTCCCTACTCTTGCTACATCTTGTAATCAATACATTTTTTTCCAAGAAGagagaaaatttacaattttactgttatttaattcagaattaaaatttaatgttaaaaaaaggaaagaacaaaatGGGGACACGTGAATGGGTCTATATGTTGGGGGCACTGATTATAACAGCTTTCTATTCTCACATGCAACGTTCACGGGCTTCATTTTTATGCTTTGTCTTCTTAACCCACaattattctgaattttttttcctttttaaatatatattcacTTTAGGGTATTTATAGGGTGAGCAAGATTGAGAGGGATAGTTTTGAAATTAGAGTATTGGGTTATTTAGGATTGATTTTAATGGTTTTAGATTTTGGGTTGCTTTTAATATCAATTTTAGAttcatacaaaataataatatttcaatattataataaaaaataaaaactacaaCCACACCAATCACATTTTAAATACTTTAAGTGCTTTAATCTTTCAAAAAGTTTGTTCATGAAGTCAATTTTGTGATCCATCTAAACTTTGAATCCAATGGGTAAGTGTATGTAATTTGAAGCATGTGATCATCTTATGAGTTAGGTTGAATATTTGGTGTTAACTCATGGTccaataaatatttgatatgtgtattctagtaataaaataaaaatatttaattaggattaaaataaatttcaagtattaaaatgaatattaaagtcagatttaaatgcttaattaggacaaaaaaaactaaaacattaaattaaaaaatttagttgCCAATTTGAATATAGAAgataaattagtataaaaaaaatttactcgtACTTGATATGATGAAAGGTAATCAGTTGGAAAGTTATTCCAACATTTGAACTGTCAgatttcatttatatttcttgGAATATAACTTTTTTATTGGGAGTTACTTTCTCATAAGTTTATTAATTTGGTTCCCATGATAAAAAGTAGGGAAGTTAATTTctgaaagttaaaaaaaatattaagataaaattaatcatattttatatttgtttagaTAAAAGAAATTTATTCCCTCATTATTCCTTCTAACTACTTTAGTTCGACAGATTCTTCAcaagtttttttcttttgattttatttttttcctagcTTCAATTTTGATTTAGCACTAGTATATGTatcaagtatttatttatttttgtagaaTATGCATAGGCAAATTTAAGGGGGACAGGTAGGGACTTGGCCccctaaaaataacttttttcaatttagtcatttataaATAGAGAAACTATAAATTAATATGTAGTAAACTTTCACTTTGGCGTCCcagaataaaaattttcaattcagtcCTCTTATAAATAAAGAGATtagaaattaatatataataaaattatattttagccccctaaaaataaaaacaatttctatttagtcccttcaaaaatgataaacttataaattaatgcataataaacttatgttttgatctatgaaaaatttataattaaattttagccCTTACTAAAAAAATTTGGATTAAGCCCTGAGAATGTTAGTAGAATTGATCCATTTAAGTAGCGTAGGACTTGTGGGTTGGATCACCTATGGTTTTACATtcatatgattttattatttgtaGTTTTGCTCGGACCAATACCTGGAatcaactatttttttatattcctaTTGGTTAGCCTTTGGCTAAAATAAAACgtgattttaagttttttttttaatttattctttatataTCCATGATTTTATATATAcgttattatatttaaataatatatgcaagacaaatttgaaataattttctttcaattaaaatcataaataaaaaataatttaaaaattatcaattaaaatttattatttaatatttaatccatatatttgttaagaataaagtttattataaaatttaaatatatgaatattatcttttatttaaaaaagataaatttatatattataattacatTCTAAGAGAATACTTCGTAAACCAAATATGGTTTCTTTTAATATACAAAAAATTT from Gossypium hirsutum isolate 1008001.06 chromosome A04, Gossypium_hirsutum_v2.1, whole genome shotgun sequence includes:
- the LOC107933386 gene encoding polygalacturonase At1g48100 isoform X1 produces the protein MKGVGLRRLTFMFLVAFLVWSSSIETCIARKSKHWRQRRHAASVSLYKKKTKDHSHGHHNYHNGGTKTKPPPYKTTPPSPKVKAPPSPKPKVKVPSVPPPQKGYGNGQQSKVFDVLHFGAKGDGKTDDTKGKKELFGVLQKELPDAGGVHLKVKKKNPVLKAFQAAWAAACKVQASTVVVPAKFIFLVGPISFSGPYCQANIVFQLDGTIIAPTDSKPWGKGILQWLEFTKLKGITVQGKGIIDGRGSGWWLDAPYEDPYDDERKLIIPLNNTVQERPPMPARNELSGKMPSIKPTALRFYGSFNVTVTGITIQNSPQCHLKFDNCIGVVVHDMSVSSPGDSPNTDGIHLQNSKDVLIHATSLACGDDCVSIQTGCSNVYIHNVNCGPGHGISIGSLGKDNTKACVSNITVRDIMMHNTMNGVRIKTWQGGSGNVQGVLFSNIQVSEVQLPIVIDQFYCDKRTCKNQTAAVALSGITYEKIRGTYTVKPVHLACSDSLPCIGVTLSAIQLKPMQERYHLYDPFCWQSYGELTTPTVPPIACLQIGKPPNNRVQSNYDVC
- the LOC107933386 gene encoding polygalacturonase At1g48100 isoform X2, which produces MKGVGLRRLTFMFLVAFLVWSSSIETCIARKSKHWRQRRHAASVSLYKKKTKDHSHGHHNYHNGGTKTKPPPYKTTPPSPKVKAPPSPKPKVKVPSVPPPQKGYGNGQQSKVFDVLHFGAKGDGKTDDTKAFQAAWAAACKVQASTVVVPAKFIFLVGPISFSGPYCQANIVFQLDGTIIAPTDSKPWGKGILQWLEFTKLKGITVQGKGIIDGRGSGWWLDAPYEDPYDDERKLIIPLNNTVQERPPMPARNELSGKMPSIKPTALRFYGSFNVTVTGITIQNSPQCHLKFDNCIGVVVHDMSVSSPGDSPNTDGIHLQNSKDVLIHATSLACGDDCVSIQTGCSNVYIHNVNCGPGHGISIGSLGKDNTKACVSNITVRDIMMHNTMNGVRIKTWQGGSGNVQGVLFSNIQVSEVQLPIVIDQFYCDKRTCKNQTAAVALSGITYEKIRGTYTVKPVHLACSDSLPCIGVTLSAIQLKPMQERYHLYDPFCWQSYGELTTPTVPPIACLQIGKPPNNRVQSNYDVC